In the Quercus lobata isolate SW786 chromosome 5, ValleyOak3.0 Primary Assembly, whole genome shotgun sequence genome, one interval contains:
- the LOC115992790 gene encoding uncharacterized protein LOC115992790 isoform X1 — protein sequence MNQFSEHPLLREPSRVTILPKLRQSFKLVRFRRRQRRPISLFNKKTSSLFLVCEAVPSPNSHGVKVSLKQRSHRPDRWFRWYLAIVSSENPLCPPLSGMEDVLASYVFGKKKTTEVAHFFLVMVEKLSKRELKQ from the exons ATGAACCAATTCTCTGAACATCCATTGCTTCGAGAACCCAGTAGAGTTACTATTCTTCCAAAGCTCCGGCAAAGCTTCAAGCTCGTCCGATTCCGACGCCGACAAAGAAGACCCATCTCGCTCTTCAACAAAAAAACTTCCTCCCTCTTTCTCGTGTGTGAAGCTGTCCCAAGTCCCAACTCTCATGGAGTGAAGGTCTCTCTGAAGCAACGAAGCCACCGGCCGGATCGGTGGTTCCGATGGTACTTGGCCATTGTCTCGTCGGAAAATCCCCTTTGTCCTCCTCTTTCTG GAATGGAGGATGTTCTGGCGAGCTATGTttttgggaagaagaagacaacagAAGTTGCTCACTT CTTTTTGGTGATGGTGGAGAAACTGTCAAAAAGGGAGCTAAAACAATGA
- the LOC115992790 gene encoding uncharacterized protein LOC115992790 isoform X2 has product MNQFSEHPLLREPSRVTILPKLRQSFKLVRFRRRQRRPISLFNKKTSSLFLVCEAVPSPNSHGVKVSLKQRSHRPDRWFRWYLAIVSSENPLCPPLSGMEDVLASYVFGKKKTTEVAHLKKI; this is encoded by the exons ATGAACCAATTCTCTGAACATCCATTGCTTCGAGAACCCAGTAGAGTTACTATTCTTCCAAAGCTCCGGCAAAGCTTCAAGCTCGTCCGATTCCGACGCCGACAAAGAAGACCCATCTCGCTCTTCAACAAAAAAACTTCCTCCCTCTTTCTCGTGTGTGAAGCTGTCCCAAGTCCCAACTCTCATGGAGTGAAGGTCTCTCTGAAGCAACGAAGCCACCGGCCGGATCGGTGGTTCCGATGGTACTTGGCCATTGTCTCGTCGGAAAATCCCCTTTGTCCTCCTCTTTCTG GAATGGAGGATGTTCTGGCGAGCTATGTttttgggaagaagaagacaacagAAGTTGCTCACTT gaaaaaaatttag